The Terriglobia bacterium genome segment AGAAAAACTTCAGTTTGTGCGCCTGCCGATTGTCCTTTTTGTGATCTTTTTCGTGGGCAGGCTGGCGCTCGGCGCTGCGATGGGCGTCAATAAGCAAACCTACGACCTTGCTAACCGATTGTTCTCGATGGTCATTCTCGAAGTTCACGTCGGCTTGCTGTGGGGCGCTGTCGGCCACCGCTATCGGGGATATGGAATCGGCGGTTCGATGACGGCGGTGGTTTTCGCAGTCATTGCGGCGCAGATTCTGATCTTTGTGGGAACGGCCTTTTCCTACATCGCTGGCGTCAACACCCTCTTCAATTTTGGAGCAGCGCTGAATCAACCCGGAGCCACGCTCTTATTCGGACCTGCCATGGTTGCGCGCACGATCACGTTCATCGCTAATTGCGTGATCGGCGCCATTGCCGGCGCCATCGGCTGGGCATTGGGAGCACTCGTTCCCGCCCGCGTCGAATAACCTCACGGTTCACCGGGCAGCGGGCCGAACTCCGGCGGCGGCTGCCGGTGCCTCGTGGCTGTCTCGTAAGCGGAGGCGATGCGCAACAGCATTGCCTCATCAAATGGACGTGCAATGAAGTCGACGCCGACCGGCAAACGCGCCGGGATCGGGCCGGTAAGGCGTGTGCCGCCGTCTGCGTCCCGCTCACGATCCCACACCTGCGTGGTAAATCCAGCGGGCACTGTGATGGCGGGAAATCCCTGCTGGCCGATAAGGGACCAGCCGATGGGATTGCGGCCATTCGCCACCGGCTCGCGCGGCGAAGTGAGCTTTCGCGGAGGAACGGTGGACATCGGAGACGCCAGCGCATCGAGCCGCTGTTCCTGCATACATTGCAAAAGCAGATTTTGAAGGGCAAATCTTGTCTGGAGACGTCCCGACGTGTCGAGTACGGTGGCGCGCTCCGCCTGCTCCCGCGCCTGTTTGCGATCCGGAAAATTCGGATCATTGTAGAACCGCGCCTTCGAAATCAGGTCCGCATTGCTTTTGATGTTTACATCGCCGCGCTCCTGTAGATACCGGTTGATCATGTATTTGCCTTCGCCCTGGGCGCCAAGTCCGTTGAGTGTACGGAGCGAGAGATCCGCCGGGACTTCTTCCGGGTCGGCGTGCATGCGCAGAAGTGAGGCAATCTGATCTGTAGCCGGCTGGCCGGCGGCGTTGACAGGGAACTGCGTCCGGTATTGCCGCGTGAAAGCAGAGTCCAGGAGCTCCGGCGCATAACGAGGGATGCAGGTTTGAAATAATGCGCCCTCGGGGCCGGGATCGACGATGGTTGCGCCAAGCTTGCGGAGATCGCCGATGGCGCGCTCCACGATATCGATACTCTCCTCATCCGCCTTCGAGAAGAGCTTTTTGCTCATGTACTCCCGGATAACGCCGATCCGCAGGCCATCCAGACGGGTTGTCGAGGCGAAATCGGAATACGGTTGCGCAGACTTTCGGCTAACGCTGAAGGCCGTGAGCGCATCACCAGGATCGTAGCCCGCGATCACGTTCAATATCTTTGCCGCATCTGGAACACTACGGCAGATCGGACCGGTACGCATGCTCAGGCCGGCGCCCATCATTCCCTTGCGGCTGACAAGTTCCTCTGTCGGCGCCAGGCCCACCAGGCTGTTCACCGAGGCGGGCCAACGGATCGACACAACGGTTTCTTCGCCGATCGCGCAGGTCACGAGGTTTGCCGCGACAGAACTTGCTGAGCCTGCGCTGGACATTCCCGGCTCGCGCTCCGTGTCGTAGGGATTGCAGAAGGTTCCGCCAAATGAACTGCGTGCGCCATCAACGGCATATTCCGCCAGATTGGCCTTCCCGAGAATGATCGCTCCGGCGTCCCGCAGCCGCTTGACAAACGTCGCATCGGCCGGCGGGCGATCGTTGGCATAGTCCGCGTCGGCTCCCGACGTCGTGCGCAGGTCGAATGTGTCGTACTGGTCCTTGATGGCCATGACGACTCCCTGGAGCGGGCCAACGAGTTTGCCGGTCTGCCGGAACTGCCGGTCCTGGGCGGCCGCCACTTCCAAAGCATCCGGCATGTTGGGATTCGCATCGGCGATGTCCGTCATGCTGCGTGCTTTGCGGTCGTCGAAACCCCAGGCTTTCCGCGTTGCCGGCCTCAGATTGAGCGTCGAGAGCGCGTTGATCTGACGCGCGTGCGGAATGGTCGTTATGGGACCGAGAATTCCCATCGTCTCGTTCACGCAAGTGTTGTTGTACGCCTTGATGCGCTTCAGATAGAGCTCGACCAGACCACTCGTGGTGATCTGTTTCGCCTGAATCGCCCGCTGGATGCTCGTGATCGTCGCTTCCTGCAGATGAAACTTCGCCGGAGGTTGCTGTGCGCCCATGCCGACGCACAGGACACAGAGAATAAGCAGTGTTGCGGCTTGAAAGGGTTTGAGCATGACAGGAGGATAGAAGAAGTCGGGCGCAAAGCGAAAGTATTTGACACGGATTCCGGGCAGGAATAACTATGGCGATAACCGTTATACAAAGATTGGAGTTCGATATGCCGAAACGCGCTCTCGCATTCGCGATACTTTCCATCTTCGTTCTGGCAGGTATTGAATCGTCGGCGTTCGCTGCGCTACAGGATCAGAACGCCGAGCTCGCCGGAATAATAACGGATGCTTTCAGCACAGATTTGCCCGCTGTGGCTGTGACAGCGACGAATTTAGAAACCGCGGTTAGGCGCGTCACGCTGACAAACTCCGGCGGTATCTACCGGTTTCGGAGCATCGTGCCCGGCAAATACAGATTGAGCGCAACCCTTCCGGGGTTCCGGC includes the following:
- a CDS encoding amidase, whose translation is MLKPFQAATLLILCVLCVGMGAQQPPAKFHLQEATITSIQRAIQAKQITTSGLVELYLKRIKAYNNTCVNETMGILGPITTIPHARQINALSTLNLRPATRKAWGFDDRKARSMTDIADANPNMPDALEVAAAQDRQFRQTGKLVGPLQGVVMAIKDQYDTFDLRTTSGADADYANDRPPADATFVKRLRDAGAIILGKANLAEYAVDGARSSFGGTFCNPYDTEREPGMSSAGSASSVAANLVTCAIGEETVVSIRWPASVNSLVGLAPTEELVSRKGMMGAGLSMRTGPICRSVPDAAKILNVIAGYDPGDALTAFSVSRKSAQPYSDFASTTRLDGLRIGVIREYMSKKLFSKADEESIDIVERAIGDLRKLGATIVDPGPEGALFQTCIPRYAPELLDSAFTRQYRTQFPVNAAGQPATDQIASLLRMHADPEEVPADLSLRTLNGLGAQGEGKYMINRYLQERGDVNIKSNADLISKARFYNDPNFPDRKQAREQAERATVLDTSGRLQTRFALQNLLLQCMQEQRLDALASPMSTVPPRKLTSPREPVANGRNPIGWSLIGQQGFPAITVPAGFTTQVWDRERDADGGTRLTGPIPARLPVGVDFIARPFDEAMLLRIASAYETATRHRQPPPEFGPLPGEP